One window of the Solanum stenotomum isolate F172 chromosome 11, ASM1918654v1, whole genome shotgun sequence genome contains the following:
- the LOC125844701 gene encoding RHOMBOID-like protein 8 produces MADNSKLQTHLEIKQQCAPMASTFSTEMTADERVPFPLFRPLSQKRANTWIISLFVILHFGAFTVTMIVNDCWENSHGDCALKPLRRFSFQPLSENPLLGPSASTLEEIGALQKTLLTNNQQLWRIFTSPWLHAGLFHLIINLSSVIFVGLHLEQEFGSFRIGVIYILSAITGSLVASLFVQDRPSVCSSGALVGLLGTLLSGLIRNWKSYTNKFSGLVATMTILMTNLVLGLIPYINNFANIGGFMSGFLLGFVLLFKPQQEKLARNKGGLFEFDAKDIVKCRKSLDKPVQRVAALVIFAFLLAGIIMAVLHGIDINKYCSWCHYFDCIPSKWWSCTDKPFHCEKLVNSEHLTLSCPNTGRFRVFPFANISEARFQDICNLICS; encoded by the exons ATGGCAGATAATTCGAAATTACAAACCCACCTTGAAATCAAGCAACAATGTGCTCCAATGGCGTCGACATTCTCCACTGAGATGACGGCCGATGAGAGAGTTCCATTCCCCCTTTTTAGGCCCTTGTCTCAGAAGAGAGCAAACACATGGATCATTTCTCTCTTTGTGATCCTTCACTTTGGCGCTTTCACTGTTACAATGATTGTTAACGACTGTTGGGAGAATTCTCATGGAGATTGTGCTCTAAAACCTCTCCGTAGGTTCTCTTTTCAGCCTCTTTCCGAGAATCCTCTGCTCGGTCCTTCTGCTTCTAC GTTGGAAGAAATTGGAGCACTTCAGAAGACATTGTTGACTAATAATCAACAACTGTGGCGTATCTTCACAAGCCCATGGTTACATGCAGGGCTTTTCCATCTGATCATTAACTTGTCCTCAGTAATCTTTGTGGGACTTCACTTAGAGCAAGAATTTGGATCAT TTAGGATTGGAGTTATCTACATACTCTCAGCTATTACTGGTAGTCTAGTTGCTTCACTTTTCGTTCAAGATCGGCCATCAGTTTGTTCCTCTGGTGCATTGGTTGGATTGCTTGGTACACTGCTCTCTGGCCTCATCAGGAATTGGAAATCTTATACCAATAAG TTTTCTGGGCTTGTGGCTACCATGACAATCTTGATGACTAATCTTGTCCTCGGACTGATACCTTACATCAATAATTTTGCGAATATCGGAGGATTTATGTCAGGATTCCTTCTGGGGTTTGTGCTCTTGTTCAAGCCTCAACAAGAGAAACTAGCTCGAAATAAGGGAGGCTTATTTGAATTTGATGCCAAGGATATTGTCAAATGTAGGAAGAGTTTGGACAAGCCTGTTCAGAGGGTTGCTGCTCTTGttatttttgctttttt GCTTGCAGGAATTATAATGGCAGTTCTGCATGGCATTGACATAAACAAGTATTGTAGCTGGTGTCACTACTTTGATTGCATTCCATCCAAATGGTGGAGCTGCACTGACAAGCCATTTCATTGTGAG AAGTTGGTTAACTCGGAGCATCTGACTTTGAGTTGTCCAAATACTGGTAGATTCAGAGTTTTCCCTTTCGCCAACATTTCAGAGGCAAGGTTTCAGGACATATGCAATCTGATATGCTCCTAG